In one Nicotiana tomentosiformis chromosome 6, ASM39032v3, whole genome shotgun sequence genomic region, the following are encoded:
- the LOC138894770 gene encoding uncharacterized mitochondrial protein AtMg00860-like produces the protein MALQMLREQTLYAKFSKCEFWLEPVVFFGHIVSGEGIKVDPKKIEAVQNWHRPASATEIRSFLGLAGYYHRFVEGFSSIAAPLTKLTQNGAPFRWSDDYEFAAFVQVEGPKSEIAQMD, from the exons aTGGCGCTTCAGATGCTGCGGGAACAAacgttatatgctaagttctctaaatgtgagttctggcttgagccTGTAGTATTTtttgggcatattgtatcgggcgagggcattaaagtggatcccaaaaagattgaggcagttcagaattggcatcgtcctgcTTCGGCGACTgaaatcaggagttttctgggtttagcaggttattatcatcggttcgtggaaggtttttcatctattgcagcacctttgaccaaattaacccaaaatggtgctccGTTCCGCTGGTCTGATGATTATGAG tttgcagcatttgttcaagtagagggacctaaatctgAGATAGCGCAGATggattga